The window GAGAAGAACATGAACTTCTTGTTCCGCAAGGTTCGGGTCACTTCGAGCCTGATGAGTGTCCACGAGAAGAAATTCATCATGCGGTCCTGGCCTCCTCGGCCTCGGTGATGGCGACGAAGGCCTGCTCCAGGCCGAGTCCTGCGACTTCGAGTTCGCGCGGGTAGAGGCCGAGCGCGTAGACCGCGTGGACGGTCGCGTCGGCGTTGTGCGACTGGATTCGGACCCTGTTGCCGCTGATGTCGAGCGTGGACAGGAACGGCAGGTCGCGCAGGGCCGCTTCGTCGACCGGGCCCTCCAGCTCGAAGGAGATCCGGCGGGCCCCGGCCTTCGCCTTGATCTCGGCCGCGGTGCCGTCGGCGAGGAGCCGGCCCTTGTGGAGCACGAGGACGCGGTCCGCGATCGCATCGGCCTCTTCGAGGTAGTGCGTGGCGAACAGGACGGTACGGCCCTGCTCGGCCTGCTCGCGCATGGTGGCCCAGAAGGCCTGGCGGGCGGTGACATCCATGCCGGTGGTCGGCTCGTCGAGAACGATCAGGTCGTTGGCCCCGGCGGTGGCGAGCGCGAACCGTACGCGCTGCTCCTGGCCGCCGGAGAGCTTGTTGACCATCCGGTCGGCGATCGACGCGATGCCGGCGCGGGCCAGGACGTCGGAGACCGGGTACGGCCGCGGGTGCAGATCGCAGACGAGCCGGACGATCTCCTCGACCGTGACGTCCTCCATCAGGCCGCCGCTCTGCAGCATCGCGCCGACCCGGCCCCGGGCGATCGCCTCCTGCGGGGACGTACCGAAGAGCCGGACCGTGCCGGAGTCCGCGGTGCGCAGGCCGAGGAGCAGATCGAGGGTGGAGGACTTTCCGGCGCCGTTGGGGCCGAGGAGCGCCACGGTCTCGCCGGGGTGCAGGTCGAGGGAGAGCCCGTCGACGGCGCGCACGTCCCCGTATACCTTGCTGACCTGGTCGAAGCTGACCACGGCCGCTTGCGCGGTGGTGGCTTCGGTGACTGTCGTTGTCATGCGCCCAGCCTGGCGGAGCGGGGTGTCCGCCCGGCAGGGTCACGGGTCGTGAATCGTGGATGACAGATGTCATGCCCGACGCATGACACCGCCCCTGTGCCGCCGCCATGGCGTACGCATGGCGCCGCCCCCGGCCGGAGGTCCGGGCGGGGGCGGGTGCCGTGCGTACTGCGGCGGTACGGGTGGTGCTATCCGTTGCCGTCGAGGGCGATCGTGGCGGTGCGCTCGGCGGGGGTCCTGCCGAGCAGCGCGGTCTGCATGGCATGCGCCACGTCGTCCGCACTGAGCTGGTGCTTCTTGCCGTCACCCTTGGTGATCATGATGCCGTCGAAGACACCG is drawn from Streptomyces sp. NBC_01717 and contains these coding sequences:
- a CDS encoding ABC transporter ATP-binding protein; this translates as MTTTVTEATTAQAAVVSFDQVSKVYGDVRAVDGLSLDLHPGETVALLGPNGAGKSSTLDLLLGLRTADSGTVRLFGTSPQEAIARGRVGAMLQSGGLMEDVTVEEIVRLVCDLHPRPYPVSDVLARAGIASIADRMVNKLSGGQEQRVRFALATAGANDLIVLDEPTTGMDVTARQAFWATMREQAEQGRTVLFATHYLEEADAIADRVLVLHKGRLLADGTAAEIKAKAGARRISFELEGPVDEAALRDLPFLSTLDISGNRVRIQSHNADATVHAVYALGLYPRELEVAGLGLEQAFVAITEAEEARTA